One window of the Xiphophorus hellerii strain 12219 chromosome 15, Xiphophorus_hellerii-4.1, whole genome shotgun sequence genome contains the following:
- the slc22a16 gene encoding solute carrier family 22 member 16: protein MTVERMFDEYGHFKRFQACLYFAAVFQATACGIHYLASVFLVETPNFVCSVPGNITDVLYGNITGSSLESVLPVIKPVGGPLVVRTSEGEQWELSRCRSALRINPQDFTYDFYGNKTMKDCSGNFVYDHTEVHNSIVTDWDLVCEKEWLAKLCQPTFMLGVLIGALLFGDTADRIGRVKILMITSLCQFAFGVAVAFSLNYYYFVVLRFLLAMVSSGYLVVVFVYVTEFTGSKVRTWTAMHIHAAFAVGIMVVALMGYLVRVWWIYQIVLSICTSPFLLFCWKFPETPFYLMAKGRYQETQALLDTIARFNGLECRLKAEDLLEPMKTENGKALLEKEEEERPSQPEKKLSILDLFCSRRMAGRTCTVWAIWFIGSLGYYVFSLGSVNLGGNQYVNLFLAGAVELPSYLVGCFAMDRIGRKKTCAPALLLAGVACMLIIVVPTEIESLAIALSMIGKFAVAIAFGLIYLYTCELYPTVIRSLAVGSGSMMCRVGSVVAPFCVYLADVWVYLPQIIVGILAFIIGVLTLLLPETLGKPLPTTLEEAESLGSNPRKKNSSPCNKDAGDGMELNQHEAKA, encoded by the exons GTTCCAGGCTTGTCTGTATTTTGCTGCTGTCTTCCAGGCCACAGCATGTGGAATCCACTACCTTGCCTCAGTTTTTCTGGTCGAGACTCCAAACTTTGTGTGTAGCGTGCCAGGCAACATCACCGATGTCCTGTATGGTAATATAACTGGATCCAGTCTGGAAAGTGTCTTGCCAGTCATCAAGCCAGTTGGCGGGCCTTTGGTGGTTCGAACATCTGAGGGGGAGCAATGGGAACTCAGCCGGTGTCGCTCCGCCCTGCGCATCAATCCCCAGGACTTTACATACGATTTTTATGGCAACAAAACTATGAAAGACTGCAGTGGGAACTTTGTTTACGACCACACCGAAGTTCATAATAGCATTGTGACAGACTGGGACTTGGTGTGTGAAAAGGAGTGGCTGGCCAAGCTGTGCCAGCCAACTTTCATGCTTGGAGTGCTGATTGGAGCACTGCTGTTTGGGGACACTGCTGACAG AATTGGTCGTGTAAAGATTCTGATGATCACAAGCCTGTGTCAGTTTGCATTTGGGGTGGCCGTGGCATTCTCTCTGAACTACTACTATTTTGTGGTGCTTCGCTTTCTGCTGGCCATG GTGTCCAGCGGCTACctggttgttgtgtttgtgtatgtgacAGAGTTCACAGGCAGCAAGGTGCGTACATGGACCGCTATGCACATCCATGCGGCCTTTGCAGTTGGCATCATGGTGGTGGCTCTGATGGGTTACCTGGTCCGAGTCTGGTGGATCTACCAGATTGTCCTCTCCATATGCACCTCAccctttttgctgttttgctgGAAGTTCCCAGAGACGCCTTTCTATTTAATGGCCAAGGGCCGTTATCAAGAGACTCAGGCCCTCCTGGACACAATAGCCCGATTCAACGGACTTGAGTGCCGACTCAAGGCGGAGGATCTGCTGGAGCCAATGAAGACGGAGAATGGCAAAGCACTGctagagaaggaggaagaggagaggccCTCACAACCTGAGAAGAAACTATCCATCCTGGATCTGTTTTGCAGCAGGAGGATGGCAGGCCGTACATGCACAGTGTGGGCCATCTGGTTCATCGGCAGCTTGGGCTACTATGTCTTCTCTCTAGGTTCAGTGAATCTGGGAGGAAACCAGTATGTTAATCTTTTCCTGGCTG GGGCTGTGGAGCTCCCTTCTTATCTGGTTGGCTGCTTTGCAATGGACCGGATTGGGAGGAAGAAGACATGTGCTCCGGCTCTGCTTCTGGCCGGGGTTGCTTGTATGCTCATCATCGTGGTTCCTACT GAAATAGAGTCTCTGGCCATCGCTCTCAGTATGATTGGAAAGTTTGCTGTGGCGATTGCCTTTGGCCTCATCTACCTGTACACCTGTGAGCTTTACCCTACTGTCatcag GTCCCTGGCAGTAGGTAGCGGCAGCATGATGTGTCGTGTTGGCAGTGTTGTGGCTCCTTTCTGCGTCTACCTGGCTGATGTCTGGGTCTATCTACCTCAG ATCATTGTAGGAATCCTGGCATTCATAATTGGAGTGCTTACTTTGCTCTTACCCGAAACCTTGGGCAAACCTCTCCCCACCACTTTGGAAGAGGCTGAATCTCTTGGAAGCAACCCCAGAAAGAAGAATTCAAGCCCTTGCAACAAAGATGCAGGGGATGGGATGGAGCTAAACCAACATGAAGCTAAAGCCTGA